From the Planktothrix tepida PCC 9214 genome, one window contains:
- the rseP gene encoding RIP metalloprotease RseP, producing MSVLAAIAVLAVLIVVHELGHFLAARFQNIHVNRFSIGFGPILWKYQGPETEYAIRGLPLGGYVGFPDEDPESTIPKDDPNLLSNRPVLDRAIVISAGVIANLIFAYFLLVTQIGIIGVPSFNYEPGVKVAEVAQDVNSAANRAGIESKDIILAVDGQDLGASETSIKTLINVIQNNPNQPLSMEIKRQDQIVSVKVVPEPGNDGKGRIGVQLTSNGTVVRHRAANPIQAFIEGATEFQRIINLTVSGFGQLISNFSETAEQLSGPVGIVAIGADIARSDAGNLFQFAALISINLAFINILPLPALDGGQLAFLLIEALRGKPLPDKVQESVMQTGLMLLLGLGVFLIIRDTVNLADLSWVRSLFPQ from the coding sequence ATGTCAGTATTGGCAGCGATCGCAGTTCTTGCAGTGTTAATTGTCGTTCATGAATTGGGGCATTTTTTAGCCGCTCGTTTCCAAAATATTCATGTTAATCGGTTTTCCATTGGTTTTGGCCCGATATTGTGGAAATATCAAGGCCCCGAAACCGAGTACGCTATTCGAGGTCTTCCCTTAGGAGGATATGTAGGATTTCCTGATGAAGATCCTGAGAGTACCATTCCTAAAGATGACCCCAATTTATTGAGTAATCGTCCCGTTTTAGATCGGGCAATTGTGATTAGTGCGGGGGTGATTGCTAATTTAATTTTTGCTTATTTTCTATTAGTGACTCAAATTGGGATTATTGGGGTTCCGAGTTTTAATTATGAACCGGGTGTGAAAGTTGCCGAAGTCGCTCAAGATGTCAACTCTGCGGCTAACCGAGCCGGAATTGAATCAAAAGATATTATTTTGGCTGTAGACGGTCAGGATTTAGGGGCTTCGGAAACTTCCATTAAAACCTTAATTAATGTGATTCAAAATAATCCGAATCAACCCTTATCTATGGAGATTAAACGACAGGATCAAATTGTATCTGTCAAAGTCGTTCCTGAACCGGGAAATGATGGGAAAGGTCGCATTGGAGTCCAGTTAACGTCTAATGGAACTGTCGTTCGTCATCGGGCTGCAAACCCTATTCAAGCGTTTATCGAAGGAGCAACGGAATTTCAACGGATTATTAATTTAACCGTATCCGGTTTTGGTCAACTGATTAGTAACTTTAGTGAAACCGCAGAACAGTTATCTGGCCCTGTAGGAATTGTGGCAATTGGGGCGGATATTGCCCGTTCAGATGCGGGAAATTTGTTTCAATTTGCAGCGTTAATTAGTATTAACTTAGCGTTCATTAATATTCTCCCCCTTCCGGCTTTAGATGGGGGTCAATTAGCCTTTTTATTAATTGAAGCGTTGCGCGGGAAACCCTTACCCGATAAAGTCCAAGAAAGTGTGATGCAAACGGGGTTAATGCTGTTGTTGGGATTAGGGGTTTTCTTGATTATTCGAGATACCGTTAATTTAGCCGATTTAAGTTGGGTGCGATCGCTCTTTCCCCAGTAA
- the gcvT gene encoding glycine cleavage system aminomethyltransferase GcvT, translating to MTMTLSRTPLYNVSVELNGRMVPFAGWEMAVQFTGINREHEAVRQTVGMFDISHMGKFILRGEHLIEALQSLVPSDLSRLQPGEAQYSALLNVQGGILDDIIFYNQGIDPITNVPQGLMIVNAATRSRDKAWISAHIEDHGVTLEDLSRDQVLLAVQGPQAEAVLQPFVNHNLSDVKFFGHISTTILGQPAFIARTGYTGEDGFEIMVDPAMGVELWQNLATAGVMPCGLGARDTLRLEAAMALYGQDIDLTTTPLEAGLGWIIHWETKGKFIGRRALEQQKTAGVKQKLVGLEMQGRYIARHGYPVLCNGEKVGEITSGTLSPTLGKAISMAYVPTELSKIGQSLDVEIRGKTHPAVVVKRPFYRSPHRMKK from the coding sequence ATGACAATGACCCTTTCTCGTACTCCCCTGTATAACGTCTCAGTTGAACTCAATGGCCGTATGGTGCCTTTCGCCGGTTGGGAAATGGCGGTTCAGTTTACAGGAATTAACCGAGAACATGAAGCCGTCCGACAAACTGTAGGAATGTTCGATATTTCCCACATGGGTAAATTTATTCTGCGAGGAGAACATTTGATTGAAGCCTTACAGTCCCTTGTGCCATCAGATTTAAGCCGTTTACAACCGGGTGAAGCCCAATATAGCGCTTTGTTAAATGTTCAGGGAGGAATATTAGACGATATTATTTTTTATAACCAAGGCATCGATCCGATCACCAATGTCCCTCAAGGGTTAATGATTGTGAATGCAGCAACTCGCTCACGGGATAAAGCTTGGATTAGCGCTCATATTGAGGATCACGGGGTAACATTAGAGGATTTATCCAGAGATCAAGTTTTATTAGCGGTTCAGGGGCCACAAGCAGAAGCAGTATTACAACCCTTCGTTAACCATAATCTTTCTGACGTTAAATTTTTTGGTCATATTAGTACAACAATTTTAGGACAACCTGCTTTTATTGCCCGCACAGGATACACCGGAGAAGATGGATTTGAAATCATGGTTGATCCGGCTATGGGTGTGGAATTATGGCAAAATTTAGCCACAGCAGGTGTAATGCCTTGCGGTTTAGGGGCAAGAGATACCCTGCGTTTAGAAGCTGCAATGGCTTTATATGGGCAAGATATTGATTTAACTACAACCCCTTTAGAAGCAGGTTTAGGTTGGATTATTCATTGGGAAACCAAAGGAAAATTTATTGGTCGTCGAGCATTAGAACAACAAAAAACAGCCGGAGTCAAGCAAAAATTAGTCGGGTTAGAAATGCAAGGACGATATATTGCCCGTCATGGATATCCGGTTTTATGCAATGGAGAAAAAGTCGGAGAAATTACCAGTGGAACTTTATCTCCAACTTTAGGAAAAGCTATTTCAATGGCCTATGTTCCTACAGAATTATCCAAAATCGGTCAATCCTTAGACGTGGAAATTCGCGGTAAAACCCACCCCGCCGTTGTTGTTAAACGTCCTTTTTATCGTTCTCCTCATCGGATGAAGAAATAG
- the cysE gene encoding serine O-acetyltransferase, which produces MLKTLQDDFRIIFERDPAARNWLEVLFCYPGLQALVFHRLAHGLYVLGLPFIPRLISHIARFLTGIEIHPGAVIGKGVFIDHGMGVVIGETAILGDFCLIYQGVTLGGTGKESGKRHPTLGENVVVGAGAKVLGNIQLGNNVRIGAGSVVLRDVPSNCTVVGVPGRVVYRSGVRIEPLEHGSLPDSEAQVIRMLVDRIELLEQQVQTLQQQSSADPNQLEAALKLEYSPDSNRFMFGEQTTDIDGEYSVLAATHCRLKDRTIQEFLDGAGI; this is translated from the coding sequence ATGCTCAAGACCCTTCAAGATGACTTTCGTATTATCTTTGAGCGTGATCCTGCCGCTCGGAATTGGTTAGAAGTCCTATTTTGCTATCCAGGTCTTCAGGCTTTGGTCTTCCACCGCCTTGCCCATGGGTTGTATGTTTTGGGGCTGCCCTTTATTCCTCGTCTGATTTCCCACATCGCTCGATTTTTGACGGGAATTGAAATTCATCCCGGTGCTGTGATTGGCAAAGGGGTCTTCATTGATCATGGCATGGGGGTTGTGATTGGTGAGACGGCTATTTTAGGAGATTTTTGCCTAATTTATCAAGGCGTAACTTTAGGGGGAACCGGAAAGGAAAGTGGGAAACGTCATCCTACCCTGGGAGAAAATGTTGTCGTTGGAGCCGGAGCCAAAGTTTTAGGCAATATCCAACTGGGTAACAATGTTCGGATTGGGGCGGGATCGGTGGTACTGCGGGATGTTCCTTCTAATTGTACCGTTGTGGGTGTCCCCGGTCGCGTTGTCTATCGCTCTGGGGTTCGGATCGAACCTCTTGAACATGGCAGTCTTCCTGACTCAGAAGCGCAGGTGATTCGGATGTTAGTAGATCGGATTGAACTATTAGAACAGCAAGTACAAACACTGCAACAACAATCTTCTGCTGATCCTAATCAACTAGAAGCGGCTCTCAAATTAGAATACTCCCCTGATTCAAATCGGTTCATGTTTGGAGAACAGACAACTGATATTGATGGAGAATACTCGGTTTTGGCTGCAACCCATTGCCGTCTTAAAGATCGCACCATTCAAGAGTTTTTAGATGGTGCTGGAATTTAA
- the rpsN gene encoding 30S ribosomal protein S14 encodes MAKKSMIERDKKRKKLVEKYAEKRAELKEQFEQAESQLEKMEIHRKIQQLPRNSSKTRVRNRCWLTGRPRGYYRDFGLSRNVIREMAHQGLLPGVVKSSW; translated from the coding sequence ATGGCTAAGAAAAGCATGATTGAGCGCGATAAAAAGCGCAAAAAATTAGTAGAGAAATATGCTGAAAAACGCGCTGAACTAAAAGAACAGTTTGAGCAAGCAGAATCTCAACTGGAAAAAATGGAAATTCACCGCAAAATTCAACAATTACCTCGCAATAGTTCTAAAACCCGGGTGCGTAACCGTTGCTGGTTAACCGGACGTCCTAGAGGCTATTATCGGGATTTTGGATTATCTCGCAACGTCATCCGCGAAATGGCGCACCAAGGGTTATTACCGGGCGTTGTCAAGTCCAGTTGGTAA
- the nth gene encoding endonuclease III, whose translation MVTQKKRGTKQRALEILLRLKRLYPDATCSLNYQTPVQLLVATILSAQCTDERVNQVTPALFARFPDAESLGKADLTELETLVRSTGFYRNKARHIKAACQLIAEKYGGQPPKLMEQLLELPGVARKTANVVLAHGYGINMGVTVDTHVKRLSQRLGLTTHTDPIRIERDLMELISQEDWENWSIRLIYHGRAICTARSPACYNCKLSDLCPSVQGATVPNAEKRLG comes from the coding sequence ATGGTAACTCAGAAAAAGCGGGGAACAAAACAACGGGCTTTAGAAATTTTATTGCGACTCAAACGCCTCTATCCTGATGCAACTTGTAGTTTAAATTATCAAACTCCAGTGCAATTATTAGTGGCAACAATTCTATCAGCCCAATGTACAGATGAACGAGTCAATCAAGTGACTCCAGCTTTATTTGCTCGATTTCCTGACGCCGAAAGTTTAGGGAAAGCCGACCTGACAGAACTGGAAACCTTAGTCCGGTCAACGGGGTTCTATCGCAATAAAGCTCGCCATATTAAAGCAGCCTGTCAACTGATAGCCGAAAAATACGGGGGACAACCTCCAAAACTGATGGAACAGTTGTTAGAACTCCCTGGAGTGGCTCGAAAAACGGCTAATGTGGTGTTAGCCCATGGCTATGGGATTAATATGGGGGTCACGGTGGATACCCATGTCAAACGCCTAAGTCAACGGTTAGGACTGACAACCCATACTGACCCCATTCGGATAGAACGGGATTTGATGGAGTTGATTTCCCAAGAAGACTGGGAAAATTGGTCAATTCGCTTAATTTATCACGGTCGCGCTATCTGTACAGCGAGGAGTCCAGCGTGTTATAATTGTAAATTGTCTGATTTATGCCCATCTGTTCAAGGGGCAACCGTCCCCAACGCAGAAAAACGTCTAGGCTAA
- the mrdA gene encoding penicillin-binding protein 2 yields the protein MESNYSWGTDVHQTAIPLRNHQRRQIRPLYRAVLLMVLATLAMGVHSFRLVQLQLIDGQKNRERAEENRIRLIPIPSNRGYILDRNNKPLAANHLTRALYVWPKEQTPEQWSQIATMLSPVLNITPENILAPIQKVGYQSPAAVRITQFLTPEAFVWLGEKSAELPGLEVRTESNRYYPEGSLASQVLGYIGEATAEELKKHPQWPMGMIVGQLGIEARANEALSGVWGSRLIEVNSLNQELRELGQRPSKGGKNVKLTLDLELQKTAEAALGDRRGAAVALNAKTGEILVMASSPRFDPNMFTKPISQKQWEELQNQDDPFLNRALQGYPPGSTFKIVSSAAGMGSGKFSPDSMQETYGSITVGGITFNEHSGGYGVIGFRDALAFSSNTFYYQLGMAVGPEAIAEWGKRLGIGNTSLDLLGLQEGSEGFIPTPENKEKTYGEPWYLGDTVTMSIGQGAVLATPLELAVMVASIANGGYRVKPHLLEELTHTAKAKPEPTGMKPEAVQVIKEGLISVVEYGTATVMNDGSIPLTGGKTGTSEVLGQTSHSLYVGFGPASKPEIAIAVVVENGGYGSKSAAPVAKAIFQTYFNKSKPVSEAVNAQNTEEPPTP from the coding sequence ATGGAGAGCAATTATTCTTGGGGTACGGATGTTCATCAAACCGCAATTCCTTTGCGGAATCATCAAAGACGACAGATTCGTCCTTTATATCGTGCGGTGTTATTGATGGTATTAGCAACCCTGGCCATGGGTGTGCATTCTTTTCGTCTGGTGCAATTGCAACTCATCGATGGCCAGAAAAACCGAGAACGAGCCGAAGAAAACCGAATTCGGTTAATACCTATTCCTTCTAATCGGGGTTATATCTTAGATCGCAACAATAAACCCTTAGCGGCGAATCATTTAACTCGTGCCTTATACGTTTGGCCAAAGGAACAAACCCCTGAGCAATGGTCACAAATTGCCACAATGCTCAGTCCCGTCCTGAACATAACCCCGGAAAATATTTTAGCCCCCATTCAAAAAGTCGGGTATCAGTCCCCTGCTGCCGTCAGAATTACTCAGTTTCTAACACCAGAGGCATTTGTTTGGTTAGGAGAAAAATCTGCCGAGTTACCCGGATTGGAAGTCCGAACAGAATCTAACCGTTATTATCCTGAAGGAAGTTTAGCTTCACAGGTCTTGGGGTATATTGGTGAAGCAACGGCTGAGGAGTTAAAAAAACACCCACAATGGCCGATGGGGATGATTGTTGGACAGTTGGGGATTGAAGCCAGAGCCAATGAAGCCCTCTCTGGGGTCTGGGGTTCTCGCTTAATTGAAGTGAATAGTTTGAACCAAGAATTACGAGAATTAGGTCAACGTCCCTCTAAAGGGGGAAAAAATGTTAAATTAACCCTCGATTTAGAGTTACAAAAAACAGCAGAAGCGGCCCTCGGAGATCGACGGGGAGCAGCCGTTGCCTTAAATGCCAAAACGGGAGAAATTTTGGTGATGGCTAGTAGCCCCCGATTTGATCCCAATATGTTTACAAAACCCATTAGCCAAAAACAATGGGAAGAACTACAAAACCAGGATGATCCCTTTTTAAATCGAGCGTTACAAGGATATCCACCGGGGAGTACCTTCAAAATTGTGTCCTCGGCGGCGGGGATGGGTTCGGGGAAATTTAGTCCTGATTCCATGCAGGAGACCTATGGTTCGATTACGGTTGGGGGGATTACCTTTAACGAACATAGTGGAGGTTATGGGGTGATTGGATTTCGAGATGCCCTAGCCTTCAGTAGTAACACCTTTTATTATCAACTGGGGATGGCTGTTGGCCCGGAAGCCATTGCTGAATGGGGTAAACGGTTGGGCATTGGAAATACCAGTTTAGACCTTTTAGGATTACAAGAAGGGTCAGAAGGATTTATTCCCACCCCGGAGAATAAGGAAAAAACCTATGGCGAACCTTGGTATTTAGGGGATACTGTTACGATGTCCATTGGTCAAGGTGCTGTGTTAGCAACACCATTAGAGTTGGCAGTCATGGTGGCTTCCATCGCCAATGGGGGATATCGGGTGAAACCCCATTTGTTAGAGGAATTAACCCATACGGCAAAAGCAAAACCGGAGCCTACTGGCATGAAGCCAGAAGCCGTTCAGGTGATCAAAGAAGGCTTGATTTCTGTAGTTGAGTATGGAACAGCCACCGTGATGAATGATGGTTCAATTCCTTTAACGGGGGGTAAAACTGGAACGTCAGAAGTGTTAGGACAAACCTCTCACTCTCTGTATGTGGGTTTTGGGCCTGCCAGCAAACCTGAAATTGCGATCGCGGTTGTGGTTGAAAATGGGGGTTATGGGTCTAAATCCGCTGCCCCTGTGGCTAAAGCTATTTTCCAAACTTATTTTAATAAAAGCAAACCAGTGTCCGAAGCCGTCAACGCCCAAAATACCGAGGAACCTCCAACTCCATAG